The Priestia koreensis genomic interval CGATCGTTAGTTAGTTTTGTGAGGAGGATGACAAAATGGGTGCAAAAGAAATTAAACACGAAGCAGCTTTTCTATTTGCTGAGCGTGGATATGATGGAACATCAATGTCAGACATTGCAAAGCGTGTGGGAATTAAAACGCCATCGATTTATACACACTTCAAAGGAAAAGATGACTTGTTTCTATCTATTTTAGAAGAGTCTGCGATGAGCGAATTAGTCTACGTACGTCAAACATTTCAGCAGGAGCAGCCGTTTAAACAGATGATCAAAGAGCTATTTTACAGCTATGTTCATCGTTATCGTGAAGATGTGATGCTGCGCTTTTGGATTCGCACAAGCTTTTTTCCACCTCATGAGCTAGAAAAGAAAGTCGTAAGTAAATTTAATCATTACTTAGATAAACTAGAAAACGAATTAAAAGAAACATTCCAAGAGGCCATTATCGATAAAAAAATCAATGATATTGATCCAGAACGCACGGCGACCGTTTTCGTAGCGCTGCTTGATAGCGTCTTTATTGAACTGTTATACGGGGGATACGAAAGCGTTAATCGTCGTGTACATGCGCTTTGGACCTTCTTTTGGGAGAGTTTACAAACGAAGGAGTGAGTCCTTATGAATAAGTATTGGCTTTTAGTAATTGCTGCCTCTTTCTGTGAGGTTGGATGGGTGGTCGGATTGAAGCACGCAAATAATATAGTAGAGTGGATCGCGACTATCTTAGCCATTGCGGTAACGTTTTGGGCCCTCACGTATGCATCAAGCGTTCTGCCGACAAGCACGGTGTATGCGGTATTTGTTGGGCTAGGAACGGCTGGGACAGTCGTTGCTGAAATGCTATTCTTTGGGGAAGCAGTAAATTGGTTGAAGATTTGCTTAATAGCAACTCTGCTCATCGGTGTCATCGGTTTAAAAGTGGTGACAAAAGAAGAGGAGGCGACGGCATAGTATGGCTTGGTTCGCGCTCGTAATTGCTGGATTCTGCGAAGTAGCAGGTGTATTTACAATGGCAAAGCTGAATGAAACGAAAAATAAGTTGTATTTGGTATGGCTAATTTTAGGGTTTGCGGTTAGCTTTTCTCTTTTAACATATGCAATGAATACCATTGCAATGGGGACAGCATATGCCGTATGGACTGGAATAGGAACGGCGGGAAGTACGGTTATCGGGATGCTTTTTTTACAGGAGCCCCGAAACGTGAGTCGTATTTTTTTTACAGCCCTTGTTCTCGCATCCGTAGTTGGCTTAAAATTAATCGCATAAAAAATGCCTTCAAGAGCACTCTTGAAGGCATTTTTTCTATAGTTCATAGGGTTCAGGTAAGGGTTGTTGACTGTTTTCCTCGTTATTGCCTACACGCTCGTTAATCCGTTTTTTGATCAGCTCATATTGAGAAATAAGGTTGAACTGATTTTTCTTTTTTGTTTCACATGTTAAAAATGTTGTTTCACCATCGCGACTCGTAAAGAAAATCGTCAGTCGCCCAAAATAGTAGTTGGTAGTAGCTCCATCGGCCGTTTCTTCTTTTTCAATGAGCTTATCAAACGTAGCTTTTTCCACACGAACGAGAGGAATAATCGCAACATCATTGATAACGATGCGGTCATTGTGCAGAGCTATTTTTGATAGAATGGTTGGCGAAATACGTTCATCGCCATCGATGTGCCCATAAACTTTTAAGGAGTTTTGAGCAAGCTCATATGTGTCGTTTGGTGCAGCTTTTTTTGAGAATAGGATAAGGATAACGACCAACAGGAAGCTACCTACAAGGATGAATGGAAGAGTCAACATCAATACACCTCAATATATTTTAGGATCCACTTGTCCGGTCGGCCCTAACGGAAAGGCTGTTAGAGCCGACCGGACAAGCATAAGCGACTGTCGCCCTCCCTTACGGGCTGCCGCCAGTCGCTTATGCAAACCTTTTTAGGGAGTGCAGGGATGTCTGGGTTGCCTGGCGGATCGTGCGTTTTAGTAGGTAGGGAGAGGGCAAGTTAGTTTAGTTTGGTTAGTGATGAACTGGTTGATAAATGGACGCCCTGCGCAGCGGGCTATTTTTTGAGCACCTGTAGACCTTTTAGGGTGAGTACAGCTAGGTTATAAATGGGCTGTAGTTTAGGCTCAATATTTGGTTTAGATACGTATACAATTCGCCTCGTTTGAAGGGAATTCCTGTTTTGAAACTTAGGTCTAATACACTATTTTTACAATATTCCGTCTTTTTCGTCAAGCTTTGGACTTTTAAAGAAGAAAAAAACAAATAATGTGTAGGAAAGTCGGTGTTTGTGTCAAAAGTTTTTTTGGGTTTTCAGCACATTCATGTGTTGTTATATACTCAAATTTGAGTATAATAAACGATGTAATTATATTTTAAAGTCAAAAAGTAATGAAGGGAGTGTTAGTATGGTTAAAAACGAAAATCATTTGCGTTTTGTCGTTGCAGGCTTGCTTTTAGGTATTTTAATGTCTGCAATGGATAATACGATCGTCGCAACTGCGCTCGGAACAATTGTCGCTGATTTGCACGGAGCAGATCAGTTCGTCTGGGTAACTTCTGCTTATATGGTTGCCGTTATGGCAGGGATGCCGATTTTCGGGAAGTTGTCTGATATGTATGGACGCAAACGTTTTTTTCTTTTCGGTTTATCCATCTTTTTACTTGGTTCCATTTTGTGTGGAACCGCTCAAAGTATCGTACAATTAAGTATTTATCGTGCCATTCAAGGGATTGGTGGGGGAGCGCTCATGCCGATTGCGTTCACCATCGTTTTTGATATTTTCCCACCTGAAAAGCGCGGGAAAATGACGGGTCTTCTTGGTGCAGTATTTGGTTCTGCTAGTGTGTTTGGCCCTCTTCTTGGGGCATACATTACAGAATATATTAACTGGCACTGGATTTTCTACGTGAACGTTCCAATCGGTGCGCTTTCTTTATTTTTCATCGTGCGCTTTTATCATGAGTCAGCGAAGACAACGAAGCAAAATATCGACTGGTGGGGGGCGATTACGCTCGTCATTGGAGTAGTGAGCGTGATGTTTGCGCTGGAGCTTGGTGGAAAAAAATACGATTGGTCTTCTTGGCAAATCATTACGCTGTTTGCTGTGTTTGCCGTGTTTATCATTGGATTCTTTATTGCGGAAACAAAGGCGAAAGATCCAATCATTTCGTTTTGGATGTTTAAGCGCCGTTTGTTTGCTACATCACAAGTTCTTGCTTTTTTATACGGAGCTACGTTTATTATTTTAACGGTCTTTATTCCGATTTTTGTTCAGGCTGTATACGGTGGTTCTGCCACAAATGCAGGACTCATTTTAACACCCATGACGCTAGGATCTGTGGTCGGTAGTGCAATTGGTGGGATCTTTCAAACAAAAACGAGCTTCCGAAAGCTGATGTCCATTTCCATTATCGCGTACATCATTGGTATGTTCTCGTTAAGTACGTTAACGCCTGATACGGCTCGCTGGATGCTGACGATCTTTATGATTTTAGTTGGATTTGGAGTTGGGTTCTCATTCTCACTTCTTCCAACAGCATCAACGCATAAAATGGAACCGCAGTATCGCGGCTCTGCGAACTCAACGAACGCGTTTTTTCGTTCACTTGGAATGACGCTTGGTGTAACAATTTTTGGCTCAATTCAGGGCAATACGCTTGCTGATAAGCTAAAAGATACGTTTGCTGGCATGGGAGGTGCAGCGAGCAATTCATTTAGTAGTGCGAATTCACAATCGCTGTTTGAGCCTGCCACACGTGCTAAAATTCCGGCACCTATTCTAGATAAAATTGTGGATGCTATGTCTTATTCTATTACACATTCATTCGCACTTGCTGTTATTCCATTGCTAGTTGCAGCCGTTGCTGTTGCAATGATGGGGAATAGCCGCATTGAAATTAATCAAACAAAAGCCTCATCTACATCAAAGTAGGATGGAACAGAGCACCGGTCCTATGCCGGTGCTTTTAGCTTTTCTGGTAGTGAGCTAAATTTCGAAAAAAGGTGATAACGTTATGAGCATCCCTTTGGTTATTCTCGGTTTATTAATGGAAGGAGATAAGCATCCTTATCAAATTCAGCAAATCGTAAATGAGCGCCAAATGAAGTATTACATAAAGCTGGCGCACGGGTCACTTTATTATGCGTTTGATCAGCTAGAAAAGAAAGATTATGTTGAAGTCGTAGATGTTATTAAAGATACGAATCGTCCTGACAAAACGATCTATCGGATTACAGAAGCGGGAAAAAAAGAGTTTGAACAGCTGTTGATGAAACAGTTAGAAAAAAAAGAGCATATGCAGCGCCCGATTTACGCAGCCCTTACGTTCACGTCTTATGCCGATAACGAGGATGTTTTGTGCGTGTTGGAAAAAAAGCGTGAAGAAGCGTCAAGTTTGCTTGGGAAAATGGAATGGCTGTATGCGCGTAAAGAAAAGGAAGAGGAAATTGCGAAGCTCTATATTGTTATGCGGGTCATTATGCATTTAAAAGCTGAAATAACGTGGCTAGAGCATTTAATAGAAGAAACAAAGCAAGGACGTCTTCAGCATAAAGATCTACCGATGCTTTCAACGAGCCTTTTTGGTGATAATAGCTAAACAAGACATCGTTCTATCGAGAACGATGTCTTGTTGCCGTTAATAACAAGCAAGGGCCGATAATGGGCAAAAAGCAGAGCAAGCTTTTGGAACCTTCTTTTCGTATGAACCAGAAGATATAAAAGGAGGCAACAGTTAATACAAAAAAGTCAACGGTCATAATGCTGATAAATTGGGACGTTTGAAAAGCCTCCATATACTCGTTGATTGACCCATTTATGAAGCCATACCCATATAAAAGACACGTTCCGACTAAAAGAGCAAAAGGAAATAGTCTAGAGGACAAAAGTGGTCTTAATGGAGTAAAAGCACGTTTCGTTACTAGGCGACTTCGGGAACGTAAAAAGAGATAAGGTAGTATAGCAAAGGCTCCAAGACCAAATGATAGGAGAACAAAGGGCCATGCAGGAATGACTCGATCGTCCATCCTTAATAATAAGATGGCAAATAGAATCGGAAAGATCCCTAAACTCGAAAACATCATGACAACAAG includes:
- a CDS encoding TetR/AcrR family transcriptional regulator, with amino-acid sequence MGAKEIKHEAAFLFAERGYDGTSMSDIAKRVGIKTPSIYTHFKGKDDLFLSILEESAMSELVYVRQTFQQEQPFKQMIKELFYSYVHRYREDVMLRFWIRTSFFPPHELEKKVVSKFNHYLDKLENELKETFQEAIIDKKINDIDPERTATVFVALLDSVFIELLYGGYESVNRRVHALWTFFWESLQTKE
- a CDS encoding DMT family transporter, with translation MNKYWLLVIAASFCEVGWVVGLKHANNIVEWIATILAIAVTFWALTYASSVLPTSTVYAVFVGLGTAGTVVAEMLFFGEAVNWLKICLIATLLIGVIGLKVVTKEEEATA
- a CDS encoding DMT family transporter, which produces MAWFALVIAGFCEVAGVFTMAKLNETKNKLYLVWLILGFAVSFSLLTYAMNTIAMGTAYAVWTGIGTAGSTVIGMLFLQEPRNVSRIFFTALVLASVVGLKLIA
- a CDS encoding MDR family MFS transporter — its product is MVKNENHLRFVVAGLLLGILMSAMDNTIVATALGTIVADLHGADQFVWVTSAYMVAVMAGMPIFGKLSDMYGRKRFFLFGLSIFLLGSILCGTAQSIVQLSIYRAIQGIGGGALMPIAFTIVFDIFPPEKRGKMTGLLGAVFGSASVFGPLLGAYITEYINWHWIFYVNVPIGALSLFFIVRFYHESAKTTKQNIDWWGAITLVIGVVSVMFALELGGKKYDWSSWQIITLFAVFAVFIIGFFIAETKAKDPIISFWMFKRRLFATSQVLAFLYGATFIILTVFIPIFVQAVYGGSATNAGLILTPMTLGSVVGSAIGGIFQTKTSFRKLMSISIIAYIIGMFSLSTLTPDTARWMLTIFMILVGFGVGFSFSLLPTASTHKMEPQYRGSANSTNAFFRSLGMTLGVTIFGSIQGNTLADKLKDTFAGMGGAASNSFSSANSQSLFEPATRAKIPAPILDKIVDAMSYSITHSFALAVIPLLVAAVAVAMMGNSRIEINQTKASSTSK
- a CDS encoding PadR family transcriptional regulator, which produces MSIPLVILGLLMEGDKHPYQIQQIVNERQMKYYIKLAHGSLYYAFDQLEKKDYVEVVDVIKDTNRPDKTIYRITEAGKKEFEQLLMKQLEKKEHMQRPIYAALTFTSYADNEDVLCVLEKKREEASSLLGKMEWLYARKEKEEEIAKLYIVMRVIMHLKAEITWLEHLIEETKQGRLQHKDLPMLSTSLFGDNS